A portion of the Salminus brasiliensis chromosome 11, fSalBra1.hap2, whole genome shotgun sequence genome contains these proteins:
- the tbx2b gene encoding T-box transcription factor TBX2b has product MRDPVFSGTAMAYHPFHAHRPTDFPMSAFLAAAQPSFFPALALPPGALTKPITEHALAGAAEPGLHPALSHHQAAHLRSLKSLEPDEEVEDDPKVTLEAKDLWDQFHKLGTEMVITKSGRRMFPPFKVRINGLDKKAKYILLMDIVAADDCRYKFHNSRWMVAGKADPEMPKRMYIHPDSPATGEQWMAKPVAFHKLKLTNNISDKHGFTILNSMHKYQPRFHIVRANDILKLPYSTFRTYVFPETEFIAVTAYQNDKITQLKIDNNPFAKGFRDTGNGRREKRKQLTLPSLHMYDVGQCKVDRDGGDSDASSGEPASGRENAHSPLRPASSPLTFTRSAREDKACSDSEHETDPQEERCGESSSPGPKPPSPFSPRCEERPRERSNLDKKEDYSDSRKANDSIFNAGNHDKDKLEQKHRKDSESSKKDADSGGLSGSKESFSPLMVQTESPSHFGAGHLQSLALSGLHSQQFFNPLNTGQPLLFHPGQFAMAPGAFSAMGMGHLLASVSGAAGLENGSVAAQGAGATPSPFPFHLSQHMLASQGIPMPPFGGLFPYPYTYMAAAAAAASALPASSSASSMSRNPFLSGSRPRLRFSPYQLPVSIPQSTNLLTTGLPGVLNPSSDSSKSGSREASPVPDQQQGHKGGSVQRNGSPKTPLKESINELQNIQRLVSGLESQREPSPTRDSPK; this is encoded by the exons ATGAGAGATCCAGTTTTTTCGGGCACTGCCATGGCTTACCACCCTTTCCACGCTCACCGGCCCACCGACTTCCCCATGTCAGCGTTCCTGGCGGCCGCGCAGCCCTCCTTCTTCCCCGCGCTGGCTTTGCCTCCCGGCGCTCTCACCAAGCCCATCACGGAGCACGCGCTGGCCGGGGCGGCCGAGCCGGGGCTCCATCCGGCGCTCAGCCACCATCAGGCGGCTCACCTCCGCAGCCTCAAGAGCCTCGAACCCGATGAGGAGGTGGAGGACGACCCGAAAGTCACACTGGAAGCCAAGGATCTATGGGACCAGTTCCACAAATTAGGAACAGAAATGGTTATTACGAAATCTGGCAG GAGAATGTTTCCACCCTTTAAGGTCCGAATAAACGGTCTGGATAAAAAAGCCaagtatattttattaatggaCATCGTCGCTGCCGATGACTGCCGCTATAAGTTCCACAACTCGCGCTGGATGGTGGCGGGCAAGGCCGACCCGGAGATGCCCAAGCGCATGTACATCCACCCGGACAGCCCTGCTACAGGAGAGCAGTGGATGGCCAAGCCTGTCGCCTTTCATAAACTCAAGCTGACCAACAACATTTCGGACAAGCACGGATTT ACTATACTGAATTCGATGCATAAATACCAGCCTAGGTTCCATATCGTGAGGGCCAACGATATTCTGAAGCTTCCCTACAGCACTTTCAGGACATATGTGTTTCCCGAGACCGAATTCATTGCTGTCACTGCCTATCAAAATGACAAG ATTACACAGCTGAAAATCGATAACAATCCTTTTGCCAAAGGCTTCAGAGACACGGGAAatggaaggagagaaaaaag GAAACAGTTAACTCTCCCCTCATTGCACATGTATGATGTGGGTCAGTGTAAAGTGGACCGGGACGGTGGAGACTCTGATGCCTCCTCAGGAGAGCCTGCCAGCGGGAGAGAGAACGCCCACTCCCCCCTCAGACCAGCGTCCAGTCCGCTCACGTTCACCCGCAGCGCCAGAG AGGATAAAGCATGCTCTGACAGTGAGCATGAAACAGACCCACAGGAGGAGCGTTGTGGCGAATCGAGCAGTCCTGGTCCCAAGCCCCCTTCACCGTTCAGCCCGAGGTGCGAGGAGCGGCCGAGAGAGAGGTCCAACCTAGACAAGAAAGAAGACTACTCGGATTCGAGAAAGGCCAACGACTCCATATTTAACGCAGGGAACCATGACAAAGACAAACTGGAGCAGAAGCACAGGAAGGATTCGGAGTCGTCAAAGAAGGACGCGGACAGCGGGGGTCTGAGCGGGAGTAAAGAGAGCTTCTCTCCACTCATGGTACAGACTGAGAGCCCCTCGCATTTCGGAGCGGGACACCTGCAGAGCCTGGCGCTCTCGGGCCTGCACAGTCAACAGTTCTTTAACCCTCTGAACACCGGACAGCCCCTGCTCTTCCACCCTGGACAGTTTGCCATGGCGCCTGGGGCATTCTCTGCTATGGGAATGGGACATTTGCTGGCCTCGGTATCAGGAGCGGCTGGTTTGGAAAATGGCAGCGTGGCAGCGCAGGGAGCTGGTGCTACTCCCAGCCCCTTCCCCTTTCATCTGTCCCAGCACATGCTGGCCTCTCAG GGCATTCCCATGCCACCCTTCGGTGGACTCTTCCCATACCCGTACACGTACAtggccgccgctgctgctgcggCCTCTGCCCTGCCGGCCAGCTCGTCCGCCTCCTCCATGTCCAGGAACCCGTTCCTGAGCGGTTCGCGGCCCCGCCTGCGTTTCAGCCCCTACCAGCTACCCGTGTCCATCCCTCAAAGCACAAACCTGCTGACCACCGGCCTGCCGGGCGTCCTCAACCCCTCGTCCGACTCCTCCAAGTCCGGGAGCAGGGAGGCCAGTCCCGTTCCCGACCAGCAGCAAGGCCACAAGGGCGGCTCTGTCCAGAGGAACGGCTCTCCTAAAACCCCGCTGAAGGAGTCCATCAACGAGCTGCAAAACATCCAGAGACTCGTGAGCGGCCTGGAGAGCCAGCGAGAGCCGTCCCCAACCAGGGATTCACCCAAGTGA